A region from the Paludicola sp. MB14-C6 genome encodes:
- a CDS encoding DUF2284 domain-containing protein yields MDILKDSIERILKLGAKRVEVIPVSKVAFYPEIRKSCEMNQCGAYGKNWTCPPHIGDINELISELSQYKNVLVYQCVYELEDSYDIEGMDEGQKQFHKLTNKIAQLYAGSNPPVKVLSAGGCRICAVCGAVTNTPCRFPSVAYSSLEAHGIQVSELAKACGMKYINGKNTVTYFGAIFQ; encoded by the coding sequence ATGGATATTTTAAAAGATAGTATCGAAAGAATTTTAAAGCTAGGTGCAAAAAGAGTGGAAGTAATTCCCGTAAGTAAAGTTGCTTTTTATCCTGAAATTCGAAAATCTTGTGAAATGAACCAATGTGGTGCATACGGGAAAAATTGGACTTGCCCACCACATATAGGCGATATCAATGAGTTGATTTCTGAATTATCCCAATACAAAAATGTATTAGTATATCAATGTGTTTATGAATTAGAAGATTCATACGATATTGAGGGGATGGATGAGGGACAGAAACAGTTTCATAAGTTAACAAACAAAATAGCACAGCTATATGCAGGATCTAATCCTCCTGTTAAAGTATTAAGTGCTGGCGGATGCAGAATCTGTGCAGTATGTGGTGCAGTAACCAATACACCATGTAGATTCCCGTCTGTGGCATATTCTTCTTTAGAAGCACATGGAATACAAGTGAGTGAGCTTGCTAAGGCATGTGGCATGAAGTATATTAACGGCAAAAACACTGTTACATATTTTGGCGCCATTTTTCAATAA
- the guaB gene encoding IMP dehydrogenase, which produces MLKTSFEDKFVKEGLTFDDVLLIPAKSEILPSQVSLKTRLAKDIYLNTPFMTAAMDTVTESRMAIAAAREGGIGIIHKNMSIERQAEEVDKVKRSENGVIVNPFFLSPEHMVTDANNLMAKYKISGVPVVENGKLVGILTNRDLRFLTDFNIPIKDVMTKENLVTAPINTTLQEAQEILRKHKIEKLPLVDQEGNLKGLITIKDIEKAVQYPNSARDKNDRLLCGAAIGVTSDVLDRAKALVDAQVDVLVLDSAHGHSKGIMECVKKVKQAFPDVALIAGNIATAEAAVDLIKAGADAVKVGIGPGSICTTRVVAGIGVPQITAVFDAAKAAAEYDIPVIADGGIKYSGDIVKALAAGATTVMLGSLLAGCEESPSDSEIYQGRQFKVYRGMGSLGAMAKGSKDRYFQEDNKKLVPEGVEGRVPYKGLLADSIFQLVGGIKAGMGYVGCGTIDELHEKAKFIKITSASLKESHPHDIYITKEAPNYSVNP; this is translated from the coding sequence ATGCTAAAAACAAGCTTTGAAGACAAGTTTGTAAAAGAAGGACTCACGTTTGACGATGTGTTACTTATCCCGGCTAAGTCCGAAATTTTACCTAGTCAAGTTTCATTAAAAACACGCTTAGCAAAGGATATTTATTTGAACACACCATTTATGACTGCGGCTATGGATACCGTAACAGAATCAAGAATGGCAATTGCTGCTGCTCGTGAAGGCGGTATTGGTATTATTCATAAGAATATGTCAATTGAAAGACAAGCTGAAGAAGTAGATAAGGTAAAAAGAAGTGAAAATGGCGTTATCGTTAATCCATTTTTCTTAAGCCCTGAGCATATGGTAACAGATGCAAATAATTTAATGGCAAAATATAAAATTTCCGGTGTTCCTGTTGTTGAAAATGGAAAATTGGTCGGCATATTAACCAACCGTGACTTGCGTTTCTTAACAGATTTTAATATTCCAATTAAAGATGTTATGACAAAAGAAAACTTGGTTACAGCACCAATTAACACAACATTACAAGAAGCACAAGAAATTTTAAGAAAACATAAAATTGAAAAGCTTCCTTTAGTGGATCAAGAAGGTAATTTAAAAGGTTTAATTACGATAAAAGACATTGAAAAAGCAGTGCAATATCCTAATTCTGCAAGAGATAAAAACGATCGTTTATTATGTGGAGCTGCAATTGGCGTTACATCTGATGTTTTAGATAGAGCAAAAGCATTAGTGGATGCACAAGTTGACGTATTGGTACTAGACTCAGCACATGGCCATAGTAAGGGTATTATGGAATGTGTGAAAAAGGTAAAACAAGCATTTCCTGATGTTGCATTAATTGCAGGCAACATTGCTACTGCAGAAGCGGCAGTTGATTTAATTAAAGCCGGTGCAGATGCCGTTAAAGTTGGTATTGGACCTGGTTCTATTTGTACAACTCGTGTTGTTGCAGGTATTGGTGTTCCTCAAATTACAGCGGTATTTGATGCAGCAAAAGCAGCAGCAGAATATGATATTCCTGTTATTGCTGATGGTGGTATTAAATATTCAGGTGATATTGTAAAAGCATTAGCAGCAGGAGCTACAACAGTTATGTTAGGCTCATTATTAGCCGGATGTGAAGAATCACCAAGTGATTCCGAGATTTATCAAGGAAGACAATTTAAAGTATATCGTGGAATGGGAAGTCTTGGCGCAATGGCAAAAGGCAGCAAGGACAGATATTTCCAAGAAGATAATAAAAAACTTGTTCCTGAGGGCGTTGAAGGACGTGTTCCTTACAAAGGATTATTGGCTGATTCTATTTTCCAATTAGTTGGCGGTATCAAAGCCGGTATGGGTTATGTAGGTTGTGGAACAATTGATGAACTACATGAAAAAGCGAAATTTATTAAAATCACAAGTGCATCTTTAAAAGAAAGTCATCCACATGACATCTATATTACAAAAGAAGCACCAAACTACTCTGTAAATCCATAA
- a CDS encoding acyl-[acyl-carrier-protein] thioesterase — translation MNQGYFTKEIEIEFCDCDNQKRAKIATIMKHMADIAGLAYADKGYSHTWLWEHNFVFLLSRVSIHIDRMPKADEKLVLHTWEHDIKGPLFYRNFAFYDVNETKIIEAATAWVLVNPTTRHIQKPSAFTGNTNLMPEKIVHTIPLSKFKIDEILEKKGTRKIVYSDIDANNHVYNAVYAAIACDFLPQEMMDKKLTDFRINFKQEAILGQNLIIKLNCMNNKTVVIGNLNQIQSFECEFTFDK, via the coding sequence ATGAATCAAGGATATTTTACAAAAGAAATTGAAATAGAATTTTGCGATTGTGATAATCAAAAACGTGCGAAAATAGCAACAATCATGAAACACATGGCAGACATTGCAGGATTAGCATATGCGGACAAAGGATATTCTCATACTTGGCTTTGGGAACATAATTTTGTTTTTTTGCTTTCCAGAGTCAGTATTCATATTGATCGAATGCCTAAAGCCGATGAAAAGCTTGTATTACATACCTGGGAACATGATATTAAAGGCCCTTTATTTTATCGTAACTTTGCGTTTTATGATGTAAATGAAACAAAAATAATTGAAGCCGCAACTGCATGGGTATTAGTAAATCCAACAACCAGACATATTCAAAAGCCAAGCGCATTTACAGGAAACACAAATTTAATGCCCGAAAAAATTGTACATACTATTCCTCTTTCCAAATTTAAAATAGATGAAATATTAGAGAAAAAAGGAACAAGAAAGATAGTCTATTCAGACATTGATGCAAACAATCATGTTTATAACGCAGTATATGCGGCAATTGCTTGTGATTTTTTACCTCAAGAAATGATGGATAAAAAACTAACCGATTTTAGAATCAATTTCAAGCAAGAAGCAATTCTTGGACAAAATTTAATCATAAAATTAAATTGTATGAATAATAAAACAGTAGTAATTGGTAATTTAAATCAAATACAATCTTTTGAATGTGAGTTCACTTTTGATAAATAA
- the serS gene encoding serine--tRNA ligase — protein sequence MLDIKFVRENPDAVKENIKKKFQDKKLSLVDEVIALDVENRKTIQDAGNLRADRNKFSKEIGNLMAQGKKEEAEAMKKKVSEQATELKALEEKERELEEKIKEIMMVIPNIIDPSVPIGKDDSENVELEIFGEPVVPDFEVPYHAEIMEKLNGIDLDSARKVAGNGFYYLMGDIARLHSAVISYARDFMIDRGFTYCIPPYMIRSNVVTGVMSFAEMDAMMYKIEGEDLYLIGTSEHSMIGKFIDTILDEKTLPQTLTSYSPCFRKEKGAHGLEERGVYRIHQFEKQEMIVVCKPEESPVWFDKLWRNTVDLFRTLDIPVRTIECCSGDLADLKVKSIDVEAWSPRQKKYFEVGSCSNLGDAQARRLKIRVNGEDGKYFAHTLNNTVVAPPRMLIAFLENNLNADGTINIPEALRPYMGNKAIIG from the coding sequence ATGTTAGATATTAAATTTGTAAGAGAAAATCCAGACGCAGTAAAAGAGAATATTAAAAAGAAATTTCAAGATAAAAAACTATCTCTTGTTGATGAAGTGATTGCTTTAGATGTAGAAAATAGAAAAACAATCCAAGATGCAGGTAATTTAAGAGCAGATAGAAATAAATTTTCAAAGGAAATCGGAAATTTAATGGCACAAGGCAAAAAAGAGGAAGCAGAAGCCATGAAAAAGAAAGTTTCCGAGCAAGCAACCGAATTAAAGGCATTGGAAGAAAAAGAGCGTGAGTTAGAAGAAAAAATCAAAGAAATTATGATGGTTATTCCAAATATCATTGATCCAAGCGTTCCTATTGGAAAAGACGATAGCGAAAATGTGGAGCTGGAAATTTTCGGAGAGCCGGTTGTTCCTGATTTTGAAGTGCCATATCATGCTGAAATTATGGAAAAGCTCAATGGTATTGATTTAGATAGTGCAAGAAAAGTTGCAGGTAATGGATTTTATTATTTAATGGGCGATATCGCTCGCTTGCATTCCGCAGTAATCTCCTATGCAAGAGATTTTATGATTGATAGAGGATTTACGTATTGTATTCCACCATATATGATTCGAAGCAATGTTGTAACAGGTGTTATGAGTTTTGCAGAGATGGATGCTATGATGTATAAAATAGAGGGTGAGGATTTATATTTAATCGGTACCAGTGAACACTCTATGATTGGTAAATTTATTGACACTATTTTAGATGAAAAAACATTACCGCAAACACTTACAAGTTATTCACCTTGCTTTAGAAAAGAAAAAGGTGCTCATGGATTAGAAGAAAGAGGAGTATATCGTATTCATCAATTCGAAAAGCAAGAAATGATTGTAGTTTGTAAACCAGAAGAAAGCCCTGTTTGGTTTGATAAGCTATGGAGAAATACGGTTGACTTATTTAGAACATTAGATATACCGGTTCGTACAATTGAATGCTGCTCAGGCGATTTAGCAGATTTAAAGGTAAAATCTATTGATGTTGAAGCATGGTCACCTCGTCAAAAGAAATATTTCGAAGTTGGTAGCTGTTCAAACTTAGGTGACGCACAAGCACGTCGCTTAAAAATTCGTGTTAATGGTGAAGATGGTAAATATTTTGCACATACATTGAACAATACGGTTGTTGCACCACCAAGAATGTTGATTGCATTTTTAGAAAACAACTTAAATGCAGACGGAACAATCAATATTCCGGAAGCACTAAGACCATATATGGGAAATAAAGCAATTATAGGATAA
- a CDS encoding ParB/RepB/Spo0J family partition protein: MAVKKGLGKGLDALFIDNATKIEGSSTEVISINEIEPNRNQPRKAFEDEALQQLADSIREHGVIQPILVRPIQTGGYQIIAGERRWRASRMAGLREVPVIIRDYDDTKTMEIALIENLQRENLNPIEEAQGYKELMDTYNMTQADVSTSVGKSRSAIANTLRLLNLPKEILEFVQDGVLSSGHARAILGLETEELMLEVGKKAVAQGLTVRDVEKLAKKPTEKKEKTKKESQIKKNSYLQEVELALTEELHRKVKVTGNETKGTLEIEFYSIDELKELAKRLADNH, encoded by the coding sequence TTGGCAGTAAAAAAAGGGCTTGGAAAAGGATTAGATGCATTATTTATTGATAATGCAACCAAAATAGAGGGCTCGTCGACCGAAGTAATCAGTATTAACGAAATTGAGCCAAATAGAAATCAGCCTAGAAAAGCATTTGAAGATGAAGCTTTGCAGCAATTAGCAGATTCCATTCGAGAACATGGTGTAATTCAACCAATTTTGGTGAGGCCAATTCAAACCGGTGGGTATCAAATAATTGCCGGTGAGCGTAGATGGCGAGCAAGCAGAATGGCAGGTTTACGAGAAGTTCCGGTTATCATACGTGATTATGATGATACAAAAACTATGGAAATTGCGCTAATTGAGAACCTACAAAGAGAAAATTTAAATCCAATTGAGGAAGCGCAAGGCTATAAAGAGTTAATGGACACTTATAATATGACGCAAGCAGATGTTTCTACGAGTGTAGGAAAATCACGATCGGCGATTGCAAATACATTACGGTTATTAAACCTTCCAAAAGAAATATTAGAATTCGTACAAGATGGAGTATTATCGTCTGGTCATGCCAGAGCAATTTTAGGGCTTGAAACAGAAGAATTAATGCTAGAAGTCGGAAAAAAAGCAGTTGCACAAGGGCTAACTGTTCGTGATGTTGAAAAATTAGCAAAAAAACCAACTGAAAAGAAAGAAAAGACAAAAAAAGAATCTCAAATCAAAAAGAATAGTTATTTACAAGAAGTGGAGTTGGCTTTAACCGAAGAATTACATCGAAAAGTGAAAGTTACAGGAAATGAAACAAAAGGCACATTGGAAATTGAATTCTATAGTATAGATGAGCTAAAAGAACTGGCAAAACGATTAGCGGATAATCATTAA
- a CDS encoding ParA family protein → MGKIIAIANQKGGVGKTTSTVNLAASLGVKRKKTLIIDIDPQGNATSGVGINKREIEKSSYDLLTGNATAKDVIIKTAFKNLFIIPSNISLAGAEIELVEANDRVSVLKKAIVELKEEYDYILIDCPPSLGLITLNALTACDTLFMPIQCEYYALEGLTQLMATVRQVKKMYNPTIDIEGVLLTMYDGRLNLTTQVLQEVKKYYGDKVYKTAIPRNVRLSEAPSFGQPVYYYDKGSTGTKAYIDLADEVIKKNRG, encoded by the coding sequence ATGGGTAAAATAATTGCAATCGCCAACCAAAAGGGTGGGGTTGGAAAAACAACTTCAACGGTGAACCTTGCGGCCTCTTTGGGTGTAAAACGGAAAAAAACACTCATTATTGATATAGATCCTCAAGGAAATGCAACCAGTGGAGTTGGAATAAATAAAAGAGAGATTGAAAAATCGTCGTATGACTTATTAACAGGGAATGCAACTGCAAAAGATGTGATTATAAAGACTGCATTTAAGAATTTATTTATTATACCATCCAATATTAGCTTAGCAGGTGCAGAAATTGAGCTTGTAGAAGCAAATGATCGAGTAAGTGTATTAAAAAAAGCGATAGTAGAGCTGAAAGAAGAGTATGATTATATCTTAATTGATTGTCCTCCATCGTTAGGCTTGATTACCTTAAATGCATTAACAGCCTGTGATACCTTATTTATGCCAATTCAATGTGAATATTATGCATTAGAGGGGCTTACCCAGCTGATGGCAACTGTTCGACAAGTAAAGAAGATGTATAACCCAACAATAGATATTGAGGGTGTATTGCTCACAATGTATGATGGTAGATTGAATTTGACAACACAAGTATTACAAGAAGTCAAAAAGTATTATGGCGATAAAGTATATAAAACTGCTATTCCAAGAAATGTACGCTTGTCAGAAGCGCCAAGCTTTGGACAACCTGTATATTATTATGATAAAGGATCGACAGGAACAAAGGCATACATAGATTTAGCGGATGAAGTAATAAAAAAGAATAGAGGGTGA
- a CDS encoding ParB/RepB/Spo0J family partition protein, giving the protein MASNGKLKEINRVVLIDTELIVPNPAQPRSTFSQKDLESLADSIKVNGLLQPITVRRVDSHFELISGERRLRACKIANMRTIPSIIVDMTDKDSAVIALIENLQRTDLNYFEEAIALKNLIVEWGVSQTELGERLGKAQSTIANKLRLLRFDELTQNLILGNQLTERQARALLKLTDDSKIFNAIEYISAHKLSSLQTEKYVDALVNAKPIHTQHSKLVVKDIRLFFNTINNAIKVMNQSGIPASAQKIESGDFIEYVVKIPLVN; this is encoded by the coding sequence TTGGCTAGTAACGGTAAACTGAAAGAGATTAACCGCGTTGTGTTAATTGATACTGAGTTGATTGTTCCAAATCCTGCTCAGCCAAGATCGACATTTTCACAAAAAGATTTGGAAAGTTTAGCAGATAGTATTAAAGTAAATGGTTTATTACAGCCAATTACAGTACGACGAGTAGATAGCCATTTTGAGTTGATTTCAGGCGAACGAAGATTACGGGCATGTAAAATCGCTAATATGAGAACAATTCCAAGTATTATTGTGGATATGACAGATAAAGACTCCGCTGTTATCGCACTAATTGAAAACTTACAGCGAACGGACTTGAATTACTTTGAAGAAGCAATTGCTTTGAAAAATTTAATTGTAGAATGGGGAGTATCCCAAACAGAGCTCGGGGAACGTTTAGGAAAAGCCCAGTCTACAATTGCAAATAAATTGCGTTTACTTCGATTTGATGAGTTAACTCAAAATTTAATATTAGGAAATCAGTTAACAGAGCGGCAAGCAAGGGCTCTTTTAAAGCTAACAGATGATAGTAAGATATTTAATGCAATTGAGTATATTAGTGCGCATAAATTAAGCTCTTTACAAACCGAAAAATATGTGGATGCACTTGTAAACGCAAAACCAATTCATACGCAACACAGCAAATTAGTTGTAAAAGACATTCGACTTTTTTTCAATACAATTAACAATGCAATTAAAGTTATGAATCAATCCGGAATACCGGCATCGGCTCAAAAAATTGAAAGTGGCGATTTTATTGAGTATGTTGTAAAAATTCCACTAGTAAATTAG
- the rsmG gene encoding 16S rRNA (guanine(527)-N(7))-methyltransferase RsmG: MLNLELLKNEACDIGYLLSDEQLLKLDQYAQLLVEWNEKINLTAITEPDDIVMKHFIDSFLLLNHIQTKEPFSLIDVGTGAGFPSLPCKIICDSMQLTMLDSLNKRINFLNEVVQNVGVKAQCIHGRAEESGKQPELREKFTYATARAVAHLRELSEYCLPFVKVGGYFVALKGFEIEEELEEAKAAIKVLGGQIVDVKKYELKDSGKRAIVVVKKISQTPTKYPRSFGKMKKQPIM, translated from the coding sequence ATGCTGAATTTAGAGCTTTTAAAAAATGAAGCGTGTGATATTGGATATCTTTTATCAGATGAACAACTTCTGAAACTGGATCAATATGCACAACTATTAGTAGAATGGAACGAGAAGATTAACTTAACAGCAATTACTGAACCGGATGACATTGTAATGAAGCATTTTATAGATAGTTTTTTATTGCTGAATCATATTCAAACAAAGGAACCGTTTTCTTTAATTGATGTAGGAACAGGAGCAGGGTTTCCTTCGCTGCCTTGTAAAATTATATGTGATTCCATGCAGCTTACCATGTTGGATAGCTTAAATAAGCGTATTAACTTTTTAAATGAAGTAGTGCAAAACGTTGGTGTGAAAGCACAATGCATACATGGAAGAGCAGAGGAATCAGGAAAGCAACCAGAATTGAGAGAAAAATTCACCTATGCAACGGCTCGTGCAGTTGCTCACTTAAGAGAATTAAGCGAATACTGCCTTCCTTTTGTAAAGGTTGGAGGATATTTTGTTGCTTTAAAAGGCTTTGAAATAGAAGAAGAGCTTGAAGAAGCAAAGGCTGCTATAAAAGTGTTGGGCGGGCAAATTGTTGATGTGAAAAAATATGAATTAAAAGATTCTGGAAAAAGAGCAATAGTGGTTGTAAAAAAGATTTCGCAAACTCCGACAAAATATCCTAGAAGCTTTGGCAAAATGAAAAAACAGCCAATAATGTAA
- the mnmG gene encoding tRNA uridine-5-carboxymethylaminomethyl(34) synthesis enzyme MnmG: MSYYMGEYDVAVIGAGHAGVEAALACARLGVETIVFTLTLDGIANMPCNPSIGGTAKGHLVREIDALGGEMGKAADKTFLQSRMLNRGKGPAVHSLRVQSDRRAYHNYMKQVMEHQENLRIKQDEVVSVTVDENQHITEVITRLGAIYKVKAAIVCSGTYQNGVIHVGEVSYSSGPDAVAPSVGLTDQLRELGITIRRFKTGTPSRIHRRSIDFSVLEEQDGDEIITPFSFETKGELKNIVKCYIGYTNETTHEVIRKNLHRSPIYGGRIEGVGPRYCPSFEDKVVRFADKSRHQLFVEPMGLDNEEMYMQGMSSSLPEDVQLAFIRTIRGFEHAEVMRSAYAIEYDCCDPLELLPTLEFKKVKGLYGAGQFNGTSGYEEAAAQGLIAGINAAHSILGKQAVILDRASSYIGTLIDDLVVKGCSDPYRMMTSRSEYRLILRQDNADKRLTPLGHDIGLISEERYQNFLEKVKTIDAEIERLKRVSVPPTKELNEMLVSRETSEITTGIRLIELIRRPQLSYQDVIQFDSNKPQLSREISEQVEIEIKYEGYIQKQLSQVEQMRKLEAKKLPADVCYKSISGLSLESQEKLTKIMPQNIGQASRISGVSPADISVLLIWLSQHSKEK, translated from the coding sequence ATGAGTTATTATATGGGAGAATATGATGTTGCAGTAATTGGCGCAGGGCATGCCGGTGTGGAAGCTGCACTAGCATGTGCTCGACTTGGTGTGGAAACGATTGTTTTTACATTAACATTGGATGGAATTGCAAATATGCCTTGTAATCCTTCTATTGGTGGTACAGCAAAAGGACATCTTGTGCGTGAAATTGATGCACTTGGCGGAGAAATGGGAAAAGCTGCTGACAAAACGTTTTTACAGAGTAGAATGTTGAATCGTGGTAAAGGACCGGCTGTTCATAGTCTTCGTGTACAAAGTGATAGAAGAGCATATCATAATTATATGAAGCAAGTAATGGAGCATCAAGAAAATTTAAGAATAAAGCAAGACGAGGTTGTAAGTGTTACCGTTGATGAAAATCAGCATATAACTGAAGTAATTACTCGTTTGGGTGCGATATATAAAGTAAAAGCAGCGATTGTATGTAGTGGAACATACCAAAATGGAGTTATCCATGTTGGTGAAGTTTCTTATTCAAGTGGTCCGGATGCGGTTGCACCATCCGTTGGTTTAACCGATCAACTTCGAGAGTTGGGAATAACAATCCGTAGGTTTAAAACAGGAACACCTTCTCGTATTCATAGAAGAAGTATTGATTTTTCAGTATTAGAAGAGCAAGATGGCGATGAAATTATTACGCCGTTTTCTTTTGAAACCAAGGGCGAATTGAAAAACATTGTAAAATGTTACATTGGCTATACGAATGAAACGACTCATGAAGTAATACGCAAGAATCTTCATCGTTCACCGATTTATGGAGGTCGAATTGAGGGCGTTGGACCTCGTTATTGTCCAAGCTTTGAAGATAAGGTTGTAAGGTTTGCGGATAAATCCCGTCATCAGCTTTTTGTTGAGCCTATGGGACTTGATAATGAAGAAATGTATATGCAGGGAATGTCATCCTCTTTGCCTGAAGACGTTCAACTTGCTTTTATTCGTACAATAAGGGGATTTGAACATGCCGAGGTAATGCGAAGTGCATATGCAATTGAATATGATTGTTGCGATCCATTAGAATTATTACCTACTTTAGAGTTTAAAAAAGTAAAAGGCTTATATGGTGCAGGTCAATTTAACGGTACATCCGGATATGAGGAAGCCGCTGCACAGGGTTTAATTGCAGGTATTAACGCTGCTCACAGTATTCTAGGTAAACAAGCTGTTATTTTGGATAGAGCAAGTTCATATATTGGAACGCTTATTGATGATTTAGTTGTAAAAGGATGTTCCGACCCATACCGTATGATGACCTCTCGAAGTGAATACCGCTTAATTTTAAGACAAGATAATGCAGACAAGAGATTAACACCATTAGGACATGATATTGGTTTGATTTCAGAAGAGCGTTATCAGAATTTCTTGGAAAAAGTGAAAACAATTGATGCGGAAATTGAGCGTTTAAAGAGGGTATCTGTTCCTCCCACAAAAGAGCTGAATGAAATGCTTGTTTCACGTGAAACATCTGAGATTACAACCGGAATTCGTTTGATTGAGCTGATTCGTCGTCCGCAATTAAGTTATCAAGATGTGATTCAATTTGATAGCAATAAGCCTCAATTGTCACGAGAAATTTCAGAACAAGTTGAAATAGAAATCAAATATGAGGGTTATATTCAAAAACAATTGTCTCAAGTAGAGCAAATGAGAAAATTAGAAGCAAAAAAACTGCCTGCGGATGTATGTTACAAGTCAATTTCGGGACTAAGCTTAGAATCCCAAGAAAAGTTGACTAAGATTATGCCGCAAAATATCGGACAAGCCTCTCGTATTTCTGGAGTTAGTCCAGCTGATATTTCAGTATTGCTTATTTGGTTATCTCAACATAGCAAGGAAAAATAG
- the mnmE gene encoding tRNA uridine-5-carboxymethylaminomethyl(34) synthesis GTPase MnmE: MNEITFQSDTTIAAIATPLSVGGISIIRISGEDSIKIADRVFRAQSGVLLKDKKGYTASYGAVFHNNKEIDTSVAVVYRAPKSYTGEDVVELSCHGGIYVTREVLRAVLENGAVMAQAGEFTKRAFLNGKLSLTQAEAVVDMINSQNKQALNAAKAQLDGALFQKIKKVQQDLLNIAGHLAAWVDYPEEDIPVVEEDNLNNSLQVANNTIHELLKTYDTGKIFKEGIETVIVGKPNVGKSTLMNLLVGSQKSIVTDIAGTTRDIIEETVMLGDIMLKLADTAGIRETDDTVEQFGVEIAKKRMDQANLVLAVFDASEPLTQEDREIMLGVNEKLCIAIVNKTDLPNVLDIEEIKQYFKHVILMSAKNADSIHELDTMITDELHLNEVDTSAGMLANERQRECAIRAQQYLQESIDALAYGMTLDAVTVSIEMAIDALLELTGGRITTALVDQVFSHFCVGK; encoded by the coding sequence ATGAATGAGATAACGTTTCAAAGTGACACTACAATCGCAGCGATTGCGACGCCGTTGAGTGTTGGCGGAATTTCCATTATACGAATATCCGGTGAAGATTCCATAAAAATTGCGGACCGTGTTTTTCGTGCTCAAAGTGGTGTTTTATTAAAGGATAAAAAGGGATATACCGCATCATATGGTGCTGTATTTCATAATAATAAAGAAATCGATACTTCTGTTGCCGTTGTTTATCGTGCTCCTAAAAGCTATACGGGAGAGGACGTTGTTGAACTTTCTTGCCATGGAGGAATTTATGTTACTCGTGAAGTGCTTCGTGCTGTTTTAGAAAATGGAGCAGTAATGGCACAAGCAGGAGAGTTTACCAAAAGGGCTTTTTTAAATGGGAAATTGAGCTTGACCCAAGCTGAAGCTGTTGTGGATATGATCAATTCTCAAAACAAGCAGGCACTGAATGCAGCCAAAGCACAGCTTGACGGCGCTTTGTTCCAAAAAATTAAGAAGGTTCAGCAAGATTTGCTTAATATTGCAGGACATCTAGCTGCATGGGTTGATTATCCAGAAGAGGATATTCCTGTAGTTGAAGAGGACAACTTAAATAACTCCTTGCAAGTTGCTAACAATACAATCCATGAATTGTTGAAAACTTATGATACCGGAAAAATTTTTAAAGAGGGTATTGAAACCGTAATTGTTGGGAAACCGAATGTTGGAAAATCAACCTTGATGAATTTATTAGTTGGTTCTCAAAAGAGTATTGTAACGGATATTGCGGGAACAACACGAGATATTATCGAAGAAACCGTTATGCTTGGTGATATTATGCTCAAGCTTGCGGATACTGCGGGAATTCGTGAAACGGATGATACTGTTGAACAATTTGGAGTTGAAATTGCAAAGAAAAGAATGGATCAAGCAAATTTGGTGTTGGCTGTTTTTGATGCTTCTGAGCCATTAACGCAAGAAGACCGAGAAATTATGCTTGGTGTAAATGAAAAATTATGTATAGCAATTGTAAATAAAACAGATTTGCCGAATGTACTGGATATAGAAGAAATTAAGCAGTATTTTAAGCATGTTATTTTAATGAGTGCAAAAAATGCTGATAGTATTCATGAGCTTGATACTATGATTACAGACGAATTGCATTTAAACGAGGTAGATACATCTGCTGGGATGCTAGCGAATGAGCGTCAACGAGAGTGTGCAATTCGTGCGCAACAGTATTTACAGGAAAGCATTGATGCATTGGCATATGGAATGACGTTAGATGCAGTTACGGTTTCTATTGAAATGGCAATTGATGCTCTTTTGGAATTGACAGGCGGCAGAATTACGACTGCGCTGGTTGATCAAGTTTTTTCACATTTCTGTGTTGGCAAGTAA